One window of Rasiella rasia genomic DNA carries:
- a CDS encoding O-antigen ligase family protein yields MLLHVGVGLLATVFRPAMIAYFLLVVVYFLYRIIVLPNKQREVLVAASYMVGAEVFFRMTKAYFLYETGKYMVIVFLVIGMIYHGFKRSSLTYFVYFLLLLPGVYVSYLNIDFDDKFRQTILFNLSGPICLTVAAMYCYGRTVTLKELFTCLDFLVYPIISMTIYVYFYNINIQEVITGTASTSATSGGFGPNQVATVLGLGAFALYSRFLIPYKNKILHLVMMFWLMAITHRAIITFSRGGVFVAIAMMGVFTFMLYFSSGVKTKFKLSYRIITVVAAILAIWVFSVLQTGGLIANRYANEDALGREKADVTTGRAKLIDADFQAFSSNPIFGLGVGQSKSYYEENLNTRIPSHNEISRMFSEHGVFGILALFILLFAPLISKMNGRRNIFFFPFIAFWLLTILHSSMRIAAPAFIYGLALLNINYETPKDTVRREQIGT; encoded by the coding sequence GTGCTATTGCATGTAGGGGTAGGATTATTAGCAACGGTTTTTAGACCAGCAATGATTGCCTACTTTTTGCTTGTAGTGGTGTATTTTCTCTACCGTATTATTGTATTGCCCAACAAACAGCGGGAAGTACTTGTAGCAGCATCTTATATGGTAGGTGCCGAGGTGTTTTTTAGAATGACCAAGGCGTACTTCTTATACGAGACAGGAAAATATATGGTTATTGTGTTCTTAGTGATAGGAATGATCTACCATGGCTTTAAGCGAAGTTCGTTAACCTATTTTGTATACTTTTTATTGTTGTTACCTGGGGTTTATGTTTCGTATTTAAACATAGATTTTGACGATAAATTTAGACAGACTATTCTCTTTAATTTAAGTGGCCCCATCTGCCTAACGGTAGCAGCCATGTATTGTTATGGCAGAACGGTTACTTTAAAAGAACTATTCACATGTCTCGATTTCTTGGTGTACCCCATAATTTCCATGACTATCTATGTATATTTTTACAATATTAATATACAGGAGGTAATTACAGGTACGGCCTCCACTTCTGCAACTTCGGGTGGGTTTGGTCCAAATCAGGTTGCAACCGTTCTTGGATTAGGAGCATTTGCGCTATACAGCAGATTCTTGATACCTTATAAAAATAAAATTTTGCATTTAGTGATGATGTTTTGGTTGATGGCCATAACGCATCGAGCCATTATTACCTTTTCTAGAGGTGGTGTTTTTGTGGCCATTGCCATGATGGGAGTCTTTACTTTTATGCTTTACTTTTCATCTGGAGTTAAAACTAAGTTTAAACTGTCTTATCGTATTATAACGGTAGTTGCGGCAATTCTCGCTATTTGGGTATTTTCGGTACTCCAAACGGGTGGGCTGATTGCAAATAGATATGCGAACGAAGATGCTCTAGGTAGAGAAAAGGCAGATGTTACCACGGGAAGAGCAAAACTAATTGATGCCGATTTCCAAGCATTTAGTAGCAATCCTATTTTTGGATTGGGAGTTGGGCAGTCTAAAAGTTATTATGAAGAAAACTTAAATACCCGAATCCCTTCTCATAATGAAATCTCAAGGATGTTTTCTGAACACGGAGTATTTGGAATTTTAGCCTTATTCATTCTACTATTTGCGCCATTGATTTCAAAAATGAATGGAAGAAGAAACATCTTCTTTTTTCCATTTATTGCTTTTTGGCTCTTAACAATTTTACATTCCTCCATGCGTATTGCCGCACCCGCTTTTATATATGGCCTTGCACTTTTAAATATAAATTATGAAACCCCAAAAGATACTGTACGTAGGGAACAAATTGGCACATAA
- a CDS encoding glycosyltransferase family 4 protein: protein MKPQKILYVGNKLAHKGSTATAIDVLAPRLVEEGFSVISISDKKNKFMRMIDMLCTVWMQASSSQVVLIDTYSTLNFQYAVYTAKICRWKKTPYIPILHGGNLPNRLKNSSSKSKKLFGNALINVAPSHYLIDTFKAHGFTNLIHIPNTIAIDKYAFKLRKNPRARLLWVRSFSEIYNPLLAISVVKELQQQGLDVSLTMVGPQKDSSFDACKQLVETENLPVTFTGKLEKSQWIKLSEAHDIFINTTNFDNTPVSVLEAMALGLPVVSTNVGGLPFLINHDVDGVLVSPNSISAFTTAINGLLEDPETAQRIARQARQKVEKFDWDVVKQQWISLLSQ from the coding sequence ATGAAACCCCAAAAGATACTGTACGTAGGGAACAAATTGGCACATAAGGGCAGTACAGCAACTGCTATCGATGTGTTGGCACCTCGTCTTGTTGAAGAGGGGTTCTCGGTTATTTCTATTTCAGATAAGAAAAACAAGTTCATGCGTATGATAGATATGCTTTGTACAGTTTGGATGCAGGCTTCTTCATCTCAAGTAGTGCTCATTGATACGTACAGCACCTTAAATTTTCAGTATGCCGTATACACCGCGAAAATTTGTAGGTGGAAAAAAACACCTTACATACCAATTCTTCATGGGGGCAACTTACCAAATCGACTTAAAAATAGTAGCTCAAAAAGTAAGAAGTTGTTTGGTAACGCCTTAATCAATGTAGCTCCGTCACACTATCTTATAGATACTTTTAAAGCACACGGTTTTACTAATTTAATTCATATTCCAAATACCATCGCCATAGATAAATATGCTTTTAAACTGCGGAAAAATCCGCGGGCGCGATTGCTTTGGGTACGTTCATTTTCCGAAATATACAATCCGTTGTTGGCAATTTCCGTAGTAAAAGAACTTCAGCAACAGGGTTTGGATGTGTCACTAACCATGGTGGGACCTCAGAAAGATTCCAGTTTTGATGCTTGCAAACAGCTAGTAGAAACAGAAAACCTTCCGGTGACGTTTACCGGGAAACTTGAAAAATCTCAATGGATTAAACTTTCCGAAGCACACGACATTTTTATTAATACAACTAATTTCGATAATACGCCTGTAAGCGTTCTAGAAGCAATGGCATTAGGTTTGCCCGTGGTTTCTACCAATGTTGGTGGCTTGCCATTTCTTATCAATCATGATGTAGATGGAGTTTTGGTTTCTCCAAATAGTATATCGGCGTTTACAACAGCTATTAATGGGCTGCTAGAGGATCCAGAAACTGCTCAAAGAATAGCTCGACAAGCGAGGCAGAAAGTAGAGAAATTTGATTGGGATGTAGTTAAACAACAATGGATTTCACTTTTATCCCAATAA
- a CDS encoding sugar transferase has translation MSQKSNIHFDISERKILLRIIDIASVLGLLYLVGMVFSFDYFRIDASRWMWSIVLALYLTVFATIFELYNLQKAAKFEIVVQNIILTSSVTVLFYLLTPFYTPELPDNRMQIIYFFLSINIALFLWRYAYIVLISAPRFFKKVLLITDSKSVMPILEALQKSDPNYKIIGVVDFDHQIRNYNLPEDLQRFGSTNIAQTVADNQISEIVVATPEAEAMTVSLNNQLLSLLEKGVPIREYTQVYEEITHRIPVQHVERDFYRYFPFSRSNQNKLYLFFHRILDLLFSVVGLLFGLIISPFILIGNIIGNRGPVFYTQTRVGKNGTHFKIYKLRSMVVNAEQDGAQFAAKQDTRVTKFGRFLRRSRFDEIPQFINVIKGDMSVIGPRPERPVFVAELSKKIPFYEVRHLVKPGVTGWAQVNAKYGMSEEDSLEKLQYDLYYIKRRSFFLDISIVIKTLSTIIFFRGQ, from the coding sequence ATGTCACAGAAATCGAATATCCATTTTGATATTTCTGAACGTAAAATCTTATTGCGCATTATAGACATCGCGTCGGTATTGGGCTTGCTGTACCTTGTGGGCATGGTATTTAGTTTCGATTATTTTAGAATTGATGCCAGTAGATGGATGTGGTCTATTGTATTAGCACTCTACCTTACAGTATTCGCCACAATTTTTGAGCTGTATAATTTGCAAAAAGCAGCCAAATTTGAGATTGTGGTGCAAAATATTATTCTGACATCTTCTGTGACGGTTTTGTTCTATCTTCTTACACCGTTCTATACGCCAGAGCTACCCGATAATAGAATGCAAATTATTTATTTCTTCCTTTCAATTAATATTGCGTTGTTTTTGTGGCGATACGCTTACATAGTTCTTATTTCTGCACCCCGATTCTTTAAAAAGGTATTGCTTATTACAGATTCTAAGTCGGTTATGCCAATTCTAGAAGCCCTTCAGAAATCAGATCCAAACTATAAAATTATTGGGGTAGTCGATTTTGATCACCAAATAAGAAATTATAACCTACCCGAAGATTTGCAACGATTTGGCAGTACAAACATTGCGCAGACTGTTGCAGACAATCAGATTTCAGAAATCGTGGTAGCAACCCCCGAAGCCGAGGCAATGACCGTTTCACTAAATAATCAGTTGCTTTCGTTGCTTGAGAAGGGAGTACCTATTAGAGAATACACTCAGGTATATGAAGAAATTACGCATAGAATTCCAGTACAACATGTAGAACGTGATTTTTATAGGTATTTTCCATTTAGTAGAAGTAATCAGAACAAGCTGTATTTATTTTTTCATCGGATATTAGACCTGCTATTTTCCGTAGTTGGATTACTATTTGGACTTATTATTTCACCTTTTATCCTCATTGGAAATATTATAGGAAATCGTGGTCCTGTTTTTTACACTCAAACACGTGTTGGTAAAAATGGAACGCATTTCAAAATTTATAAACTTCGAAGCATGGTTGTTAATGCCGAGCAAGATGGGGCACAGTTTGCCGCAAAACAAGATACTCGGGTTACTAAGTTTGGCCGCTTTTTACGCCGTTCTCGTTTCGATGAAATTCCGCAGTTTATCAACGTTATTAAAGGAGACATGAGCGTTATTGGTCCCAGACCAGAGCGTCCTGTGTTTGTAGCAGAGCTTTCTAAGAAAATTCCATTTTATGAAGTACGACATCTGGTAAAGCCAGGTGTAACAGGCTGGGCTCAGGTAAACGCAAAGTATGGTATGAGCGAAGAAGATTCTTTAGAAAAATTGCAATACGACCTATACTATATAAAACGCCGAAGCTTTTTTCTTGACATTAGTATTGTTATAAAAACATTAAGTACTATTATTTTCTTCCGAGGCCAATAG
- a CDS encoding DUF4105 domain-containing protein: MFRNYLLIAALLVTVIMQAQFIPLSEEAKVSIVTMGPGDNLYDKFGHSAFRIEDPSRGIDAIYNYGVYDFDTPNFYMKFAQGKLLYKLEGVIAQPFIDYYKDQNRWIKQQELNLTYTEKQAVFTFLNNNLKPENKYYKYDFFYDNCATKMRDVLVSVLGKDLTFTKDFASEDKTFRKLIQQNVYWNSWGSLGMDVAIGAVTDKKANSWQYQFLPDYVFQAAASATIMRDGSKTPLVNNTETIFDAPDREKGANFFSSPLFIFSLIGLLTIALTYRDSKRNKRSRVLDTIIFASSGIIGVLLCLLWFATDHSATANNYNVLWAFPFNLLVAYAVSKSSPKVWVRKYVIFLILLLLLLTIHWFTGVQEFAFAFIPLFIALAVRYIYLLKYLKAREA; the protein is encoded by the coding sequence TTGTTTCGCAACTATCTCTTAATTGCCGCCCTACTTGTGACTGTTATAATGCAGGCGCAATTTATTCCACTTTCCGAAGAAGCTAAAGTAAGTATCGTTACCATGGGCCCTGGTGACAATCTATACGATAAGTTTGGGCATAGTGCCTTTAGAATTGAAGACCCAAGTCGTGGCATTGATGCAATTTATAATTACGGAGTTTATGATTTTGATACGCCTAATTTCTATATGAAATTTGCGCAAGGAAAATTACTTTATAAACTTGAAGGTGTTATTGCACAGCCTTTTATTGACTACTACAAAGACCAAAATCGCTGGATTAAACAACAAGAACTCAATCTAACATATACAGAAAAACAAGCCGTATTTACCTTTCTCAACAACAATTTGAAACCAGAGAATAAGTATTATAAATACGACTTCTTTTATGACAACTGTGCTACTAAAATGCGTGATGTTTTAGTTTCCGTGTTGGGTAAGGATCTTACATTCACCAAAGATTTTGCCTCAGAAGATAAAACGTTTAGAAAGCTTATACAGCAAAACGTATATTGGAATAGCTGGGGAAGTTTGGGTATGGATGTCGCTATTGGCGCGGTAACCGACAAAAAAGCGAATTCGTGGCAGTATCAATTTTTACCAGATTATGTGTTTCAGGCGGCAGCTTCAGCAACTATAATGAGAGATGGTAGTAAGACTCCTCTTGTAAATAATACCGAAACCATATTTGATGCACCAGACAGGGAAAAAGGCGCTAATTTTTTTAGCAGTCCTTTGTTTATTTTTTCACTTATCGGACTCCTAACTATAGCCCTAACCTATCGGGATTCTAAGAGAAATAAACGAAGCCGTGTGTTGGACACTATAATTTTCGCGAGTTCTGGAATTATTGGTGTGCTTCTTTGTTTGCTCTGGTTTGCTACAGACCATAGCGCTACTGCAAACAATTACAATGTGCTTTGGGCATTTCCCTTTAATTTACTTGTGGCGTATGCGGTGAGTAAAAGCAGCCCAAAAGTATGGGTACGCAAATATGTTATTTTCTTAATCCTGTTGCTTTTATTACTCACTATTCATTGGTTTACGGGAGTGCAAGAATTTGCCTTTGCCTTTATCCCGCTTTTCATTGCTTTAGCTGTTCGTTACATATATTTACTGAAGTATTTAAAGGCTAGGGAAGCTTAG
- a CDS encoding putative type IX sorting system protein PorV2 → MKKSLFLFLVVVSVAVNAQTVRKYSNEFMNIGVDAAAFGMSNAVVASTNDVNSGYWNPAGLIGIEDKQLSLMHASYFANIANYDYAGFAMPLDKQSAVALSIIRFGVDDILNTTQLIDEQGNIDYNRISLFSTADYGITFSYARALPLDGLNVGVNAKVIRRIIGDFASSWGFGLDVGVQFKQGNWNFGIMARDITTTFNAWAIDEEQFATIQNAVEGQNQELPETTEITIPKLQIGASKKFVFHYDYVLLAEADLNFRFAETNDIISTSFTSIDPALGLQFGYIDMVFVRAGVGNFQNIQQLDGNESIGFQPNIGVGFKYKGIEVDYALTDIGDQSAALYSNVFSLKLDLSIFR, encoded by the coding sequence TTGAAAAAGAGTCTGTTTTTGTTTTTAGTTGTGGTCTCTGTTGCAGTTAATGCGCAAACGGTTCGAAAGTATTCTAACGAATTTATGAATATTGGCGTAGATGCAGCAGCCTTTGGTATGTCTAATGCCGTTGTAGCATCTACAAACGATGTGAATAGTGGCTATTGGAACCCTGCTGGTTTAATTGGGATTGAAGACAAACAGCTGTCGCTAATGCACGCTTCGTATTTTGCGAACATTGCTAATTACGACTACGCAGGTTTTGCTATGCCTCTAGACAAGCAAAGTGCCGTCGCGCTGTCTATTATTAGATTTGGAGTAGATGATATTTTAAACACAACACAACTTATAGACGAACAAGGAAATATTGACTACAATAGAATTAGTTTATTTTCTACTGCAGACTATGGAATAACGTTTTCTTATGCCCGAGCGCTGCCGTTAGACGGTTTAAATGTTGGGGTAAATGCAAAAGTTATTCGTAGAATTATTGGGGATTTTGCATCGTCATGGGGTTTTGGGTTAGATGTTGGGGTCCAGTTTAAGCAAGGAAATTGGAATTTCGGAATTATGGCGAGAGACATTACAACAACGTTTAATGCATGGGCTATAGACGAAGAGCAGTTTGCTACCATACAAAATGCTGTAGAAGGCCAAAACCAGGAACTACCCGAAACTACAGAGATTACCATCCCAAAACTACAAATTGGAGCGTCTAAAAAATTTGTATTTCATTACGATTATGTGCTCTTAGCCGAAGCCGACCTTAACTTCAGATTTGCAGAGACTAACGATATTATTTCTACTTCATTTACAAGTATAGACCCTGCACTTGGCTTGCAATTTGGGTATATAGATATGGTATTTGTAAGAGCTGGAGTAGGTAATTTTCAGAATATTCAGCAACTTGACGGCAATGAATCTATCGGTTTTCAACCCAATATAGGGGTTGGGTTTAAATACAAAGGTATTGAAGTAGATTATGCCCTTACCGATATTGGCGATCAAAGTGCCGCACTATACTCTAATGTGTTTTCGTTAAAACTAGATTTAAGCATCTTTAGGTAA
- a CDS encoding CDP-alcohol phosphatidyltransferase family protein, which yields MLKQIPNLITSLNLLCGCMAVFFAISGDLVTASYFVFSGIFFDFFDGLAARLLHAQSEVGLQLDSLADMVTSGVAPAVVMVQLLSESLTGAPVSIADTFAIEGWNTGYHQYLPFTGLLIAVGAAYRLAKFNVDTRQTTSFIGLPTPANALLVLSLPLILAFHPSALMESLILNSWFLIGIILMGCVLMNAELPLFALKFKSWDLKNNTVRYLFLLISVVAVVLLKFIAIPIILLIYVLLSLIWREN from the coding sequence ATGCTGAAACAGATTCCAAACCTTATTACATCCCTTAATCTATTGTGTGGCTGTATGGCTGTTTTTTTTGCTATTTCTGGCGATTTGGTTACCGCGTCATACTTTGTATTTTCTGGTATTTTTTTCGACTTTTTTGACGGTCTTGCTGCTCGCTTATTACATGCCCAAAGTGAAGTTGGCCTGCAATTAGATTCATTGGCAGATATGGTAACAAGTGGAGTAGCACCTGCCGTAGTGATGGTGCAGCTTCTTTCTGAAAGTTTAACGGGGGCACCTGTTTCAATTGCAGATACTTTTGCCATAGAAGGTTGGAATACAGGATATCATCAATACCTACCATTTACCGGTTTGCTTATTGCTGTTGGTGCCGCATATAGATTGGCAAAGTTTAATGTAGATACACGTCAAACTACTAGTTTTATTGGGTTGCCTACCCCAGCCAATGCACTTTTGGTTTTAAGTTTACCCCTTATTCTCGCCTTTCATCCCTCTGCACTTATGGAGAGCCTAATTCTAAATAGTTGGTTTTTAATCGGAATTATTTTAATGGGTTGTGTATTAATGAATGCCGAGCTGCCACTTTTTGCACTCAAGTTTAAGTCGTGGGATTTAAAGAATAACACAGTACGTTACCTATTTCTTCTCATAAGTGTAGTTGCTGTTGTTCTTCTTAAATTTATTGCAATTCCTATCATTTTGCTGATTTACGTGTTACTTTCATTAATTTGGAGAGAGAACTAA